Proteins encoded together in one Armatimonadia bacterium window:
- a CDS encoding uroporphyrinogen decarboxylase family protein, which yields MSQLRDIQACVEGQVPYDLPVFALSQEFDARYAGLTYAEYLRDAETLVRTQELVVDRFGWDWCWLHLDDTLEFEPLGVGVAASENVVPATASYLAFARRVLRRLTVPDPQRDGRMPLLLEALAGLRASRGEKTCITGRVAAPFSAVTLMFGMAEACLTMQDNRRLFRDALRFTEEAAISYGLAQIEAGAHAIWLGDCNASTHLISLDTYREWALAPCQRVAAAFKDAGAWVFLHNSEETVAGLRAQAETEPSILSVGPGLDMAKARNALPDQPLMGNLDPLRLLQRGSASQVAAETDRLVRVAAGGGMILNSGECVPRDAKRPNLHTMVDTAKKIWNIAHARV from the coding sequence ATGAGCCAACTGCGGGACATTCAGGCGTGCGTCGAGGGGCAAGTGCCTTACGACCTCCCGGTGTTTGCGCTCTCGCAGGAGTTCGATGCGCGTTACGCCGGGCTTACCTACGCGGAGTACCTGCGGGACGCCGAAACCCTAGTGCGCACCCAGGAGCTGGTGGTGGACCGTTTCGGGTGGGACTGGTGCTGGCTGCACCTGGACGATACGCTGGAGTTCGAGCCGCTGGGCGTCGGTGTGGCTGCGAGCGAGAACGTGGTGCCGGCGACGGCGAGCTACCTTGCCTTTGCGCGCCGGGTGCTGCGCCGACTGACCGTCCCCGACCCGCAACGTGACGGTCGCATGCCGCTGCTGCTAGAGGCCCTGGCGGGACTGCGAGCGTCACGGGGCGAGAAGACGTGCATCACCGGCCGGGTTGCAGCGCCCTTCTCGGCGGTCACGCTGATGTTCGGGATGGCGGAGGCCTGTCTGACGATGCAAGACAACCGGCGGCTGTTCCGGGATGCCCTGCGTTTCACCGAGGAGGCCGCCATCAGCTACGGCCTGGCGCAGATCGAGGCCGGCGCTCACGCGATCTGGCTGGGTGACTGCAACGCCTCGACACACCTGATCTCCCTGGATACGTACCGCGAGTGGGCGCTGGCGCCCTGTCAACGAGTTGCGGCGGCCTTCAAGGACGCCGGGGCCTGGGTGTTCCTGCACAACAGCGAGGAAACGGTGGCTGGACTGAGGGCGCAGGCGGAGACGGAACCGTCGATCCTGAGCGTCGGACCGGGGCTGGACATGGCGAAGGCCCGCAACGCCCTCCCGGACCAGCCGCTGATGGGTAACCTCGACCCGCTTCGTCTGCTGCAGCGTGGCAGCGCCTCACAGGTTGCGGCGGAGACCGACCGTCTCGTACGAGTTGCGGCCGGTGGCGGGATGATCCTGAACAGCGGGGAGTGCGTGCCGCGGGACGCCAAGCGTCCGAACCTGCACACCATGGTCGACACGGCCAAGAAGATCTGGAACATCGCCCACGCGCGAGTCTAG